Proteins from one Candidatus Fusobacterium pullicola genomic window:
- a CDS encoding GNAT family N-acetyltransferase: MEIRLLVKEDINEMVKLYVKSWRATYKGIIPDKILDTITEEKFNKIWSEYITKEKNGIFGAFEDENFLGFGAFTPDENMENVLYLDSLHIKDEYKGRGVGTTIISTLKRYAKQEGYIGISVSVMSGNVKARNLYIKLGAKHLKNYIGFETQCEKLYWEL, from the coding sequence ATGGAAATAAGATTACTTGTAAAAGAAGATATCAATGAGATGGTAAAACTATATGTAAAAAGTTGGAGGGCAACATATAAAGGGATAATACCAGATAAAATTTTAGATACAATAACAGAGGAAAAATTTAATAAAATTTGGAGTGAATATATAACAAAAGAGAAAAATGGTATATTTGGAGCTTTTGAAGATGAAAATTTTTTAGGTTTTGGAGCTTTTACTCCAGATGAAAATATGGAGAACGTACTCTATTTAGATTCGTTACATATAAAGGATGAATACAAGGGTAGAGGAGTTGGAACAACAATAATTTCAACTTTAAAGAGATATGCTAAACAAGAGGGATATATAGGAATAAGTGTATCTGTTATGAGTGGGAATGTAAAGGCTAGAAATTTATACATTAAATTAGGAGCTAAACACCTAAAAAATTATATAGGTTTTGAAACTCAATGTGAAAAATTATATTGGGAACTATAA